A window from Macaca fascicularis isolate 582-1 chromosome 20, T2T-MFA8v1.1 encodes these proteins:
- the CDK10 gene encoding cyclin-dependent kinase 10 isoform X1, producing the protein MAEPDLESEQIRLKCIRKEGFFTVPPEHRLGRCRSVKEFEKLNRIGEGTYGIVYRARDTQTDEIVALKKVRMDKEKDGIPISSLREITLLLRLRHPNIVELKEVVVGNHLESIFLVMGYCEQDLASLLENMPTPFSEAQVKCIVLQVLRGLQYLHRNFIIHRDLKVSNLLMTDKGCVKTADFGLARAYGVPVKPMTPKVVTLWYRAPELLLGTTTQTTSIDMWAVGCILAELLAHKPLLPGTSEIHQIDLIVQLLGTPSENIWPGFSKLPLVGQYSLRKQPYNNLKHKFPWLSEAGLRLLHFLFMYDPKKRATAGDCLESSYFKEKPLPCEPELMPTFPHHRNKRAAPATSEGQSKRCKP; encoded by the exons ATGGCGGAGCCAGACCTAGAGTCGGAGCAGATCCGTCTGAAGTGTATTCGTAAAGAGGGCTTCTTCACGGTGCCTCCGGAACACAGG CTGGGACGATGCCGCAGTGTGAAGGAGTTTGAGAAGCTGAACCGCATTGGAGAGGGTACCTACGGCATTGTGT ATCGGGCCCGGGACACCCAGACAGATGAGATTGTCGCGCTGAAGAAGGTACGGATGGACAAAGAGAAGGATG GCATCCCCATCAGCAGCCTGCGGGAGATCACACTGCTGCTCCGCCTGCGTCACCCCAACATCGTGGAGCTGAAGGAGGTGGTTGTGGGGAACCACCTGGAGAG CATCTTCCTGGTGATGGGTTACTGTGAGCAGGACCTGGCCAGCCTCCTGGAGAATATGCCAACACCCTTCTCGGAGGCCCAA GTCAAGTGCATCGTGCTGCAGGTGCTCCGGGGCCTCCAGTATCTGCACAGGAACTTCATCATCCACAG GGACCTGAAGGTTTCCAACTTGCTCATGACTGACAAGGGCTGTGTGAAGACAG CGGATTTCGGCTTGGCCCGGGCCTATGGCGTCCCAGTAAAGCCAATGACCCCCAAGGTGGTCACTCTCTG GTACCGAGCCCCCGAACTGCTGTTGGGAACCACCACGCAGACCACCAGCATCGACATGTG GGCCGTGGGTTGCATCCTGGCCGAGCTGCTGGCGCACAAGCCCCTTCTCCCTGGCACGTCTGAGATCCACCAGATCGACTTGATCGTGCAGCTGCTGGGGACGCCCAGTGAGAACATCTGGCCG GGCTTTTCCAAGCTGCCGCTGGTCGGCCAGTACAGTCTCCGGAAGCAGCCCTACAACAACCTGAAGCACAAGTTCCCGTGGCTCTCGGAGGCCGGTCTGCGCCTGCTGCACTTCCTGTTCATGTACGACCCGAAGAAAAG GGCGACGGCCGGGGACTGCCTGGAGAGCTCCTACTTCAAGGAGAAGCCCCTAC CCTGTGAGCCGGAGCTCATGCCCACCTTCCCCCACCACCGCAACAAGCGGGCCGCCCCGGCCACCTCTGAAGGCCAGAGCAAGCGCTGTAAACCCTGA
- the CDK10 gene encoding cyclin-dependent kinase 10 isoform X9, with protein MTDKGCVKTADFGLARAYGVPVKPMTPKVVTLWYRAPELLLGTTTQTTSIDMWAVGCILAELLAHKPLLPGTSEIHQIDLIVQLLGTPSENIWPGFSKLPLVGQYSLRKQPYNNLKHKFPWLSEAGLRLLHFLFMYDPKKRATAGDCLESSYFKEKPLPCEPELMPTFPHHRNKRAAPATSEGQSKRCKP; from the exons ATGACTGACAAGGGCTGTGTGAAGACAG CGGATTTCGGCTTGGCCCGGGCCTATGGCGTCCCAGTAAAGCCAATGACCCCCAAGGTGGTCACTCTCTG GTACCGAGCCCCCGAACTGCTGTTGGGAACCACCACGCAGACCACCAGCATCGACATGTG GGCCGTGGGTTGCATCCTGGCCGAGCTGCTGGCGCACAAGCCCCTTCTCCCTGGCACGTCTGAGATCCACCAGATCGACTTGATCGTGCAGCTGCTGGGGACGCCCAGTGAGAACATCTGGCCG GGCTTTTCCAAGCTGCCGCTGGTCGGCCAGTACAGTCTCCGGAAGCAGCCCTACAACAACCTGAAGCACAAGTTCCCGTGGCTCTCGGAGGCCGGTCTGCGCCTGCTGCACTTCCTGTTCATGTACGACCCGAAGAAAAG GGCGACGGCCGGGGACTGCCTGGAGAGCTCCTACTTCAAGGAGAAGCCCCTAC CCTGTGAGCCGGAGCTCATGCCCACCTTCCCCCACCACCGCAACAAGCGGGCCGCCCCGGCCACCTCTGAAGGCCAGAGCAAGCGCTGTAAACCCTGA
- the CDK10 gene encoding cyclin-dependent kinase 10 isoform X5, translated as MDKEKDGIPISSLREITLLLRLRHPNIVELKEVVVGNHLESIFLVMGYCEQDLASLLENMPTPFSEAQVKCIVLQVLRGLQYLHRNFIIHRDLKVSNLLMTDKGCVKTADFGLARAYGVPVKPMTPKVVTLWYRAPELLLGTTTQTTSIDMWAVGCILAELLAHKPLLPGTSEIHQIDLIVQLLGTPSENIWPGFSKLPLVGQYSLRKQPYNNLKHKFPWLSEAGLRLLHFLFMYDPKKRATAGDCLESSYFKEKPLPCEPELMPTFPHHRNKRAAPATSEGQSKRCKP; from the exons ATGGACAAAGAGAAGGATG GCATCCCCATCAGCAGCCTGCGGGAGATCACACTGCTGCTCCGCCTGCGTCACCCCAACATCGTGGAGCTGAAGGAGGTGGTTGTGGGGAACCACCTGGAGAG CATCTTCCTGGTGATGGGTTACTGTGAGCAGGACCTGGCCAGCCTCCTGGAGAATATGCCAACACCCTTCTCGGAGGCCCAA GTCAAGTGCATCGTGCTGCAGGTGCTCCGGGGCCTCCAGTATCTGCACAGGAACTTCATCATCCACAG GGACCTGAAGGTTTCCAACTTGCTCATGACTGACAAGGGCTGTGTGAAGACAG CGGATTTCGGCTTGGCCCGGGCCTATGGCGTCCCAGTAAAGCCAATGACCCCCAAGGTGGTCACTCTCTG GTACCGAGCCCCCGAACTGCTGTTGGGAACCACCACGCAGACCACCAGCATCGACATGTG GGCCGTGGGTTGCATCCTGGCCGAGCTGCTGGCGCACAAGCCCCTTCTCCCTGGCACGTCTGAGATCCACCAGATCGACTTGATCGTGCAGCTGCTGGGGACGCCCAGTGAGAACATCTGGCCG GGCTTTTCCAAGCTGCCGCTGGTCGGCCAGTACAGTCTCCGGAAGCAGCCCTACAACAACCTGAAGCACAAGTTCCCGTGGCTCTCGGAGGCCGGTCTGCGCCTGCTGCACTTCCTGTTCATGTACGACCCGAAGAAAAG GGCGACGGCCGGGGACTGCCTGGAGAGCTCCTACTTCAAGGAGAAGCCCCTAC CCTGTGAGCCGGAGCTCATGCCCACCTTCCCCCACCACCGCAACAAGCGGGCCGCCCCGGCCACCTCTGAAGGCCAGAGCAAGCGCTGTAAACCCTGA
- the CDK10 gene encoding cyclin-dependent kinase 10 isoform X2, translating to MAEPDLESEQIRLKCIRKEGFFTVPPEHRLGRCRSVKEFEKLNRIGEDRARDTQTDEIVALKKVRMDKEKDGIPISSLREITLLLRLRHPNIVELKEVVVGNHLESIFLVMGYCEQDLASLLENMPTPFSEAQVKCIVLQVLRGLQYLHRNFIIHRDLKVSNLLMTDKGCVKTADFGLARAYGVPVKPMTPKVVTLWYRAPELLLGTTTQTTSIDMWAVGCILAELLAHKPLLPGTSEIHQIDLIVQLLGTPSENIWPGFSKLPLVGQYSLRKQPYNNLKHKFPWLSEAGLRLLHFLFMYDPKKRATAGDCLESSYFKEKPLPCEPELMPTFPHHRNKRAAPATSEGQSKRCKP from the exons ATGGCGGAGCCAGACCTAGAGTCGGAGCAGATCCGTCTGAAGTGTATTCGTAAAGAGGGCTTCTTCACGGTGCCTCCGGAACACAGG CTGGGACGATGCCGCAGTGTGAAGGAGTTTGAGAAGCTGAACCGCATTGGAGAGG ATCGGGCCCGGGACACCCAGACAGATGAGATTGTCGCGCTGAAGAAGGTACGGATGGACAAAGAGAAGGATG GCATCCCCATCAGCAGCCTGCGGGAGATCACACTGCTGCTCCGCCTGCGTCACCCCAACATCGTGGAGCTGAAGGAGGTGGTTGTGGGGAACCACCTGGAGAG CATCTTCCTGGTGATGGGTTACTGTGAGCAGGACCTGGCCAGCCTCCTGGAGAATATGCCAACACCCTTCTCGGAGGCCCAA GTCAAGTGCATCGTGCTGCAGGTGCTCCGGGGCCTCCAGTATCTGCACAGGAACTTCATCATCCACAG GGACCTGAAGGTTTCCAACTTGCTCATGACTGACAAGGGCTGTGTGAAGACAG CGGATTTCGGCTTGGCCCGGGCCTATGGCGTCCCAGTAAAGCCAATGACCCCCAAGGTGGTCACTCTCTG GTACCGAGCCCCCGAACTGCTGTTGGGAACCACCACGCAGACCACCAGCATCGACATGTG GGCCGTGGGTTGCATCCTGGCCGAGCTGCTGGCGCACAAGCCCCTTCTCCCTGGCACGTCTGAGATCCACCAGATCGACTTGATCGTGCAGCTGCTGGGGACGCCCAGTGAGAACATCTGGCCG GGCTTTTCCAAGCTGCCGCTGGTCGGCCAGTACAGTCTCCGGAAGCAGCCCTACAACAACCTGAAGCACAAGTTCCCGTGGCTCTCGGAGGCCGGTCTGCGCCTGCTGCACTTCCTGTTCATGTACGACCCGAAGAAAAG GGCGACGGCCGGGGACTGCCTGGAGAGCTCCTACTTCAAGGAGAAGCCCCTAC CCTGTGAGCCGGAGCTCATGCCCACCTTCCCCCACCACCGCAACAAGCGGGCCGCCCCGGCCACCTCTGAAGGCCAGAGCAAGCGCTGTAAACCCTGA
- the CDK10 gene encoding cyclin-dependent kinase 10 isoform X7, which produces MGYCEQDLASLLENMPTPFSEAQVKCIVLQVLRGLQYLHRNFIIHRDLKVSNLLMTDKGCVKTADFGLARAYGVPVKPMTPKVVTLWYRAPELLLGTTTQTTSIDMWAVGCILAELLAHKPLLPGTSEIHQIDLIVQLLGTPSENIWPGFSKLPLVGQYSLRKQPYNNLKHKFPWLSEAGLRLLHFLFMYDPKKRATAGDCLESSYFKEKPLPCEPELMPTFPHHRNKRAAPATSEGQSKRCKP; this is translated from the exons ATGGGTTACTGTGAGCAGGACCTGGCCAGCCTCCTGGAGAATATGCCAACACCCTTCTCGGAGGCCCAA GTCAAGTGCATCGTGCTGCAGGTGCTCCGGGGCCTCCAGTATCTGCACAGGAACTTCATCATCCACAG GGACCTGAAGGTTTCCAACTTGCTCATGACTGACAAGGGCTGTGTGAAGACAG CGGATTTCGGCTTGGCCCGGGCCTATGGCGTCCCAGTAAAGCCAATGACCCCCAAGGTGGTCACTCTCTG GTACCGAGCCCCCGAACTGCTGTTGGGAACCACCACGCAGACCACCAGCATCGACATGTG GGCCGTGGGTTGCATCCTGGCCGAGCTGCTGGCGCACAAGCCCCTTCTCCCTGGCACGTCTGAGATCCACCAGATCGACTTGATCGTGCAGCTGCTGGGGACGCCCAGTGAGAACATCTGGCCG GGCTTTTCCAAGCTGCCGCTGGTCGGCCAGTACAGTCTCCGGAAGCAGCCCTACAACAACCTGAAGCACAAGTTCCCGTGGCTCTCGGAGGCCGGTCTGCGCCTGCTGCACTTCCTGTTCATGTACGACCCGAAGAAAAG GGCGACGGCCGGGGACTGCCTGGAGAGCTCCTACTTCAAGGAGAAGCCCCTAC CCTGTGAGCCGGAGCTCATGCCCACCTTCCCCCACCACCGCAACAAGCGGGCCGCCCCGGCCACCTCTGAAGGCCAGAGCAAGCGCTGTAAACCCTGA
- the CDK10 gene encoding cyclin-dependent kinase 10 isoform X4 — protein sequence MAEPDLESEQIRLKCIRKEGFFTVPPEHRLGRCRSVKEFEKLNRIGEDRARDTQTDEIVALKKVRMDKEKDGIPISSLREITLLLRLRHPNIVELKEVVVGNHLESIFLVMGYCEQDLASLLENMPTPFSEAQVKCIVLQVLRGLQYLHRNFIIHRDLKVSNLLMTDKGCVKTADFGLARAYGVPVKPMTPKVVTLWYRAPELLLGTTTQTTSIDMWAVGCILAELLAHKPLLPGTSEIHQIDLIVQLLGTPSENIWPGFSKLPLVGQYSLRKQPYNNLKHKFPWLSEAGLRLLHFLFMYDPKKRATAGDCLESSYFKEKPLR from the exons ATGGCGGAGCCAGACCTAGAGTCGGAGCAGATCCGTCTGAAGTGTATTCGTAAAGAGGGCTTCTTCACGGTGCCTCCGGAACACAGG CTGGGACGATGCCGCAGTGTGAAGGAGTTTGAGAAGCTGAACCGCATTGGAGAGG ATCGGGCCCGGGACACCCAGACAGATGAGATTGTCGCGCTGAAGAAGGTACGGATGGACAAAGAGAAGGATG GCATCCCCATCAGCAGCCTGCGGGAGATCACACTGCTGCTCCGCCTGCGTCACCCCAACATCGTGGAGCTGAAGGAGGTGGTTGTGGGGAACCACCTGGAGAG CATCTTCCTGGTGATGGGTTACTGTGAGCAGGACCTGGCCAGCCTCCTGGAGAATATGCCAACACCCTTCTCGGAGGCCCAA GTCAAGTGCATCGTGCTGCAGGTGCTCCGGGGCCTCCAGTATCTGCACAGGAACTTCATCATCCACAG GGACCTGAAGGTTTCCAACTTGCTCATGACTGACAAGGGCTGTGTGAAGACAG CGGATTTCGGCTTGGCCCGGGCCTATGGCGTCCCAGTAAAGCCAATGACCCCCAAGGTGGTCACTCTCTG GTACCGAGCCCCCGAACTGCTGTTGGGAACCACCACGCAGACCACCAGCATCGACATGTG GGCCGTGGGTTGCATCCTGGCCGAGCTGCTGGCGCACAAGCCCCTTCTCCCTGGCACGTCTGAGATCCACCAGATCGACTTGATCGTGCAGCTGCTGGGGACGCCCAGTGAGAACATCTGGCCG GGCTTTTCCAAGCTGCCGCTGGTCGGCCAGTACAGTCTCCGGAAGCAGCCCTACAACAACCTGAAGCACAAGTTCCCGTGGCTCTCGGAGGCCGGTCTGCGCCTGCTGCACTTCCTGTTCATGTACGACCCGAAGAAAAG GGCGACGGCCGGGGACTGCCTGGAGAGCTCCTACTTCAAGGAGAAGCCCCTAC GGTAA
- the CDK10 gene encoding cyclin-dependent kinase 10 isoform X6: MDKEKDGIPISSLREITLLLRLRHPNIVELKEVVVGNHLESIFLVMGYCEQDLASLLENMPTPFSEAQVKCIVLQVLRGLQYLHRNFIIHRDLKVSNLLMTDKGCVKTADFGLARAYGVPVKPMTPKVVTLWYRAPELLLGTTTQTTSIDMWAVGCILAELLAHKPLLPGTSEIHQIDLIVQLLGTPSENIWPGFSKLPLVGQYSLRKQPYNNLKHKFPWLSEAGLRLLHFLFMYDPKKRATAGDCLESSYFKEKPLR; this comes from the exons ATGGACAAAGAGAAGGATG GCATCCCCATCAGCAGCCTGCGGGAGATCACACTGCTGCTCCGCCTGCGTCACCCCAACATCGTGGAGCTGAAGGAGGTGGTTGTGGGGAACCACCTGGAGAG CATCTTCCTGGTGATGGGTTACTGTGAGCAGGACCTGGCCAGCCTCCTGGAGAATATGCCAACACCCTTCTCGGAGGCCCAA GTCAAGTGCATCGTGCTGCAGGTGCTCCGGGGCCTCCAGTATCTGCACAGGAACTTCATCATCCACAG GGACCTGAAGGTTTCCAACTTGCTCATGACTGACAAGGGCTGTGTGAAGACAG CGGATTTCGGCTTGGCCCGGGCCTATGGCGTCCCAGTAAAGCCAATGACCCCCAAGGTGGTCACTCTCTG GTACCGAGCCCCCGAACTGCTGTTGGGAACCACCACGCAGACCACCAGCATCGACATGTG GGCCGTGGGTTGCATCCTGGCCGAGCTGCTGGCGCACAAGCCCCTTCTCCCTGGCACGTCTGAGATCCACCAGATCGACTTGATCGTGCAGCTGCTGGGGACGCCCAGTGAGAACATCTGGCCG GGCTTTTCCAAGCTGCCGCTGGTCGGCCAGTACAGTCTCCGGAAGCAGCCCTACAACAACCTGAAGCACAAGTTCCCGTGGCTCTCGGAGGCCGGTCTGCGCCTGCTGCACTTCCTGTTCATGTACGACCCGAAGAAAAG GGCGACGGCCGGGGACTGCCTGGAGAGCTCCTACTTCAAGGAGAAGCCCCTAC GGTAA
- the CDK10 gene encoding cyclin-dependent kinase 10 isoform X8, whose protein sequence is MGYCEQDLASLLENMPTPFSEAQVKCIVLQVLRGLQYLHRNFIIHRDLKVSNLLMTDKGCVKTADFGLARAYGVPVKPMTPKVVTLWYRAPELLLGTTTQTTSIDMWAVGCILAELLAHKPLLPGTSEIHQIDLIVQLLGTPSENIWPGFSKLPLVGQYSLRKQPYNNLKHKFPWLSEAGLRLLHFLFMYDPKKRATAGDCLESSYFKEKPLR, encoded by the exons ATGGGTTACTGTGAGCAGGACCTGGCCAGCCTCCTGGAGAATATGCCAACACCCTTCTCGGAGGCCCAA GTCAAGTGCATCGTGCTGCAGGTGCTCCGGGGCCTCCAGTATCTGCACAGGAACTTCATCATCCACAG GGACCTGAAGGTTTCCAACTTGCTCATGACTGACAAGGGCTGTGTGAAGACAG CGGATTTCGGCTTGGCCCGGGCCTATGGCGTCCCAGTAAAGCCAATGACCCCCAAGGTGGTCACTCTCTG GTACCGAGCCCCCGAACTGCTGTTGGGAACCACCACGCAGACCACCAGCATCGACATGTG GGCCGTGGGTTGCATCCTGGCCGAGCTGCTGGCGCACAAGCCCCTTCTCCCTGGCACGTCTGAGATCCACCAGATCGACTTGATCGTGCAGCTGCTGGGGACGCCCAGTGAGAACATCTGGCCG GGCTTTTCCAAGCTGCCGCTGGTCGGCCAGTACAGTCTCCGGAAGCAGCCCTACAACAACCTGAAGCACAAGTTCCCGTGGCTCTCGGAGGCCGGTCTGCGCCTGCTGCACTTCCTGTTCATGTACGACCCGAAGAAAAG GGCGACGGCCGGGGACTGCCTGGAGAGCTCCTACTTCAAGGAGAAGCCCCTAC GGTAA
- the CDK10 gene encoding cyclin-dependent kinase 10 isoform X3: MAEPDLESEQIRLKCIRKEGFFTVPPEHRLGRCRSVKEFEKLNRIGEGTYGIVYRARDTQTDEIVALKKVRMDKEKDGIPISSLREITLLLRLRHPNIVELKEVVVGNHLESIFLVMGYCEQDLASLLENMPTPFSEAQVKCIVLQVLRGLQYLHRNFIIHRDLKVSNLLMTDKGCVKTADFGLARAYGVPVKPMTPKVVTLWYRAPELLLGTTTQTTSIDMWAVGCILAELLAHKPLLPGTSEIHQIDLIVQLLGTPSENIWPGFSKLPLVGQYSLRKQPYNNLKHKFPWLSEAGLRLLHFLFMYDPKKRATAGDCLESSYFKEKPLR; this comes from the exons ATGGCGGAGCCAGACCTAGAGTCGGAGCAGATCCGTCTGAAGTGTATTCGTAAAGAGGGCTTCTTCACGGTGCCTCCGGAACACAGG CTGGGACGATGCCGCAGTGTGAAGGAGTTTGAGAAGCTGAACCGCATTGGAGAGGGTACCTACGGCATTGTGT ATCGGGCCCGGGACACCCAGACAGATGAGATTGTCGCGCTGAAGAAGGTACGGATGGACAAAGAGAAGGATG GCATCCCCATCAGCAGCCTGCGGGAGATCACACTGCTGCTCCGCCTGCGTCACCCCAACATCGTGGAGCTGAAGGAGGTGGTTGTGGGGAACCACCTGGAGAG CATCTTCCTGGTGATGGGTTACTGTGAGCAGGACCTGGCCAGCCTCCTGGAGAATATGCCAACACCCTTCTCGGAGGCCCAA GTCAAGTGCATCGTGCTGCAGGTGCTCCGGGGCCTCCAGTATCTGCACAGGAACTTCATCATCCACAG GGACCTGAAGGTTTCCAACTTGCTCATGACTGACAAGGGCTGTGTGAAGACAG CGGATTTCGGCTTGGCCCGGGCCTATGGCGTCCCAGTAAAGCCAATGACCCCCAAGGTGGTCACTCTCTG GTACCGAGCCCCCGAACTGCTGTTGGGAACCACCACGCAGACCACCAGCATCGACATGTG GGCCGTGGGTTGCATCCTGGCCGAGCTGCTGGCGCACAAGCCCCTTCTCCCTGGCACGTCTGAGATCCACCAGATCGACTTGATCGTGCAGCTGCTGGGGACGCCCAGTGAGAACATCTGGCCG GGCTTTTCCAAGCTGCCGCTGGTCGGCCAGTACAGTCTCCGGAAGCAGCCCTACAACAACCTGAAGCACAAGTTCCCGTGGCTCTCGGAGGCCGGTCTGCGCCTGCTGCACTTCCTGTTCATGTACGACCCGAAGAAAAG GGCGACGGCCGGGGACTGCCTGGAGAGCTCCTACTTCAAGGAGAAGCCCCTAC GGTAA